The genome window GTGACCGGCAGCGGATGGCGCAGGCCCGCCAGGCTGACCCGCTGCTCGGCCCGCTCGAAGTAGGGTTGCAGGTCTGCGTGGCTCCAGCCGGTCAGGCCGGCCTCCGCCCAGGCGTCGTAGTCCGCGCGGTGGCCTCGGGTCCACAGCTGGGCGTTGATGACCGATGAGCCACCCACCGCCTTTCCGCGGGGTATCGGAATGGAGCGGTCGGCCAGACCGGGCTGCGGCACCGTTGTGAAGTTCCAGTCCAGCTCGCCGCCGAAGAGGCGGGGGAACAGGATCGGCACCTGAACCTCGGGGCGGGTCTCGGGGGTTCCCGTACCGGCCTCGACGAGGAGCACCTGTGCCGTGCCGTCCGCGCTGAGCCGGTCGGCGAGCACGCATCCGGCCGAGCCGGCCCCGACGATCACGTAGTCGAACCGGCTCACTTCGCGACCGCCTCTCGGGCCGAGGCGGCGCTCGAAGTCGTGCTCACGCCCCAGGTCGTGCTCTTGCGGCAGAGGTTCTCGGCCATGGCAACTCCTTACCGTGTGCAGTGACGTTTCGATGTGCAGTGGTGTTGCGCTGGGCGACGGCGTTCGCGCGCTGCCGTGCGTCGGGGGTGACATGGCACGGGATCCGGGCCGGTCCGGCCGTCGCGGTCGGCCCGGAGGCGGTGCGGGCGGTACGGGGGCCGCGGTTCAGCGTGCGGCGGGCACGCCGTCCTTTCCGGCGGGCGCCTGCGCCGGTGCTTCTGTGGCTGCGACGTCACGGCTCCGCAGCACGTGCCGGAGCAGGGCGAGTGCGGCCAGGATGACGACCAGGCCACAGACTCCGTTCCAGCCGAAGGCGGAGTAGGCGCGGACTCCCAGCCACGAACCGGCACTGCCGCCCAGGAACGCGCAGGTCATGTAGGCGGTGTTCAGACGTGCGCGGGCCTGCGGACTCAAGGCGAAGATACGGGCCTGGTTGGCGACCTGGCCCGACTGCATGGCCACGTCGAGCAGCAGCATCCCCGCACCCAGGCCCACCAGTCCGAGGACCCCGCCGAAGTGCCCGGTCAGCAGCAGGGCTCCGGCGGCGATGGCGCCGAGCATGCACACCAGGTTGACGGCGTCCGGACCTCGCCGGTCGGTGCGGCGTCCGGCGATCGGCGTGGCGAACATGCTGGCCGCGCCGACCAGGGCGAGTACGCCCACGGCGGGGGTACCCAGGTCGTAGCGCGGGCCGGTGATGAACAGTGCGAGGGCGGTCCAGGCGGCGCTGAAGGCGGCGAACACCAGGACCTGGTACTGGCACGAACGCCGCAGCAGCGGCTCGGTGCGCAGCAGGTGCAGGGAGGCCGCCAGGAGTGCCGGGTAGCGCTGGTCGGTGCTCGGCTTCGTGTGCGGGAGCGCGGCGGCCATGGCCAGAGTGAGGAGGAGGGCCATGCCGGCCGCCACCAGGTACGGGGCGCGCCAGCCCAGCCACTCCCCCAGGGTGCCGGAGAAGGTGCGGGCCAGGAGGATGCCGCCGATCAGGCCGGAGAGCAGGGTCCCGGTCACCGCGCCGCGGCGCTCGGGTTCGGTCAGCCCCGCCGCCATCGGGATGAGGATCTGGGGAACCACCGTGGTGAGACCGACCAGCGCGCTGGCGACGGCGAGGACGGGCAGGGCCGACGCGGTCCCCGCCAGGACGAGCCCCGCACAGGTCACCAGGAGCAGGGTCGTGATCAGACCGCGGTGGCGGAGCCGGTCGCCCAAGGGGACCAGCAGGAAGATTCCCGCTGCGTAGCCGAGTTGGGCGCAGGTGACGACCACGGCCGCGGAGGCCGGGGCCACGTGCAGGTCCTTGGCGATCAACGGGCTGATCGCCTGGGGGAAGTAGATGTTGGCGACCGCGATACCGCAGGCGACGGAGAGGAGCAGGATCAGGGGCCGGCTCAGCGCCGACGAGGCTGCGGAAGGAGGGCCAGCAGGCACGACACACACCTCGACCAGGTAACGGAGGGACGGACAGGGGAAGGTGGCAGGCCGCCACCGAGAACCGGTTTAACCGGTTCCAAGAAGGTACCAGTAAAACCGGTTCCGACGTAGGGTGGTTTTCATGACGGTCACTCCTGCGCCGACGGGCAACCGCTTCCGCAGCGGCTCCGGCCGGCTCTGCCTCGACTTCATGCGCACCTTGCGGCTGCGCGGCATGGACGCCGCCACCGAGGAGCTCGACACCCCGGAGGCGCTGAGCGCGTGGGTCGCCCAACTGGGCCCCTATCCCGACGACACCCTCGTACCGGTCCCCACCCAGGCAGTTCTGCGGCAGGCCCGGGAGGTGCGGGAGGCGGTTCACACGCTCCTGACAGCGGCCCGCAGCCACAGCGGGCCCGCAGGGTGCCCCCCTGGCGCCCGCGCACTGCTGAACCGGGCCGCGGCCGCACCACCCCCCGTACCGGTGCTCGACGAGCACGGCGCGCTGACCTACACCGCCGCCGATCCCGTCGGCGCGGTCCTCGCCGACATAGCTCGCGACGCGCTCGACCTGGCGACATCACCCGCCCTGGAGCGGGTACGGGCCTGCTCCGGGCCTCGCTGCGCCGCTTGGTTCCTCGACACCTCGCGTCCGGGCAACCGCCGCTGGTGCTCGATGGGCACATGCGGCAACCAGGCCAAGAAGACCACCTGGCGCACCAAGCAGGCGTCCGCAGACCGGGCCTGAAGCACGGTCACACGGCGGCCTCGGCGATCGCTTCCAGAACGCCTGCGCACTCCACCGCGTCATCCGGTCCCGGCAGCCGCTCCACGTCCCGGCGCCCTTCGGGCGTCCGCTGCCGGCCGGCCAGGAAGGCGGTCGTGGCATCACCCGCCGCAGGTGGCCGGTGGGCCTCGATGAGCATCCCCTCCTCTGCTGCGAGAACCAGGTGGCCACCGTCCACCCGAAGCGTTCCCCGCGTCCCCTCCAGCCGCAGGCGGACGCCTCCGGAACGAGACGTCCACCCGGCGTGCAGCGCCACGGGAACCGTGCCCCACTCCACGAGAGCGGTGCCCCCGGCATCCCCCGGCCCGCCCGCCGGGAGAGGGCGCAGCAAGGCTCCGCGGACGCGGAGGGGGGCTTCGGGCAGCAGCCATCGCAACAGGTCCACGAGGTGGACTCCGAGATCGGCGAAAGCGCTCCCGCCGCCCCAGGACGGTTCGAGCATCCACATCGCGCCGGCGTCGGCGAAGAACCCGTCCAGCAGACCGGGGTGCGTGAACCACGCGTCCCCCGCCACGAGTTCACCGAGTCGGCCTTCGGCCAGGAACTCCCCGGCCCTGCGCAGGGCCGGAGCACAACGGAGGAACATCGCCACCGCCACCCGGCCACCGGCCGTCGCCACGAGGTGCGCCGACGCGGCCGCCTCCGTGGCGGTGGCGGCGAGCGGCTTCTCCACCAGGACAGGCGTCCCCGCCCGCACGGCTGTGGCGATGAGCTCTCGGTGCTCGGCAGTGGTGGAGCACACCAGGGCGAACTCCGCGTCCGCGAGGGCGGCGTCGGCCACCACCGGTACGTCACGGAGCTCGTGCAGCCGGCGGGACGTACCGGTCGGATACCGGCCAGGGTGGACGGCGCACACCTCCGCGTGGCCCGCGAGCACACGGAGGTGGTCGGCCAGGTGGGGATGCGCGGTGCCCAGAATCGCCACTTTGGGCCGTCGAGGGCTCGCGCCCGGCGCCGGTTCAGTGGGCACGAGCCACTGCGGGGACGGATCCCGCGGGCCGGACGAAGGCGCGGTCCACGTACACCAGCGCCTCCCGGTCCACGGAGGTGACGCAGTCCAGCACGCGGCCGATCAGGATGCTGTGGTCACCGCCGTCCACGACGTCGTGCATACGGCACGCGAGCCGGACGACGGCTTCGGGAATGCCGGGCAGTCCCCGTTCGAGGGTGACGGTGTCCCCGGCGGCGAACCGGTCGACACCCGAGGTCGCGAAACGCCGGGCGATGTCGGACTGGTCGTGGGCGAGGACGTTGACCATGAAGAAGTCCGCGGTGGTGAAGGCGGCGTGCGTGCTGGCCTTCTTGTCCAGGCTGACCGTCACCAGCGGCGGAGCCAGAGACAGGGAGACGAACGAGCTCGCGGTGAATCCCCAGCGGCGGCCGGCCGCATCCACCGTGGTGGTGACGACCACGGGTCCCGGGACACGGGCCATGGCACGGGTGAAGTCCAGTTCTCGGGCATTGGGGGGCATGGGTGCGGGCCTCCTCAGGCATGGGCATGGGTGCGTCAGAGGACGGTGACAGGAACGGTGTGCCGGCTCAGCCGGCGCGAGGCCTCGGTCATGCGGCGAGCTCCCGGGCGGCGAAGTCCCGCAGCCAGGTGCGGAACTCCGGGCCGACGTCCTCCCGCCGGCAGGCGAGCCGCACTGTGGCGCGCAGGTACTCGCCGCGGTCACCGGTGTCGTAGCGGTCGCCGGTGAACACCACCGCATGCACCGGGCCGCCGATCTCCGGAGCGCCTGCCATGGTGCGCAGGGCGTCGGTGAGCTGGATCTCGCCACCCCGTCCGGGTCCGGTCTTGGCCAGGACCTCGAAGACCGCCGGGTCGAGGACGTAGCGGCCGATGACGGCGAGGGTGCTGGGGGCCCGGCCCGGCTCGGGTTTCTCGACCAGGTCGGTCACCCGCAGGACGCCCTCCTGGTACCCGGCTTCGACCGCGGCGCAGCCATAGCGGTGGATCCGCTCGGTGCCGACGTCCATCAGGGCGATCACGCTGCCGCCCAGTTCCCGCCGGACGCCGGTCATGCGGGACAGCAGCGGGTCCGCGGGATCGATCAGGTCGTCCCCGAGCAGCACGGCGAAGGGCTCGTCGCCGACGTGGGAGGCCGCGCACAGGACGGCGTGTCCAAGGCCCCTGGGGTCGCCCTGGCGGACGTAGTGCACGGTGGCCAGGTCGGTCGCGGCGCGCACCAGGTCGAGCCGGGCCGTGTCGCCCTTGCCGGCGAGGACCGCCTCCAGTTCGGCGTTCCGGTCGAAGTGGTCCTCCAGGGCGCGCTTGCCACGGCCGGTGATCATGAGGACGTCGTCGAGGCCGGCGGCGACGGCCTCCTCGACGACGTACTGGATGGCGGGTTTGTCGACGAGGGGAAGCATCTCCTTCGGCGTGGCCTTGGTGGCGGGCAGGAAGCGCGTGCCGAGCCCGGCTGCCGGGATGACGGCCTTGCGCACGCGGTGTCGGGGAGGGGCGGAGGCCATGGTGTGTACGTCCTTGTCGTCGGTGTCTCGGACCTGTCGGGGTCAGGCGACGATCGTGCGCCGGGCCGGAATCTCGGACTCCCCGGGCACGGCCCCGTGCCCGCCCTCGCTCAGCGCGCTGAGGAAGGAGCGGGCCCAGTGGTGGACGTCCCGCTCGCGGACGTGGCGGCGCAACTCCCGCATGCGGTGCCGTCGCTCCCGCTCCTCCAGATCCAGGGCGGCGGCCATGGTGTCCTCGAGTTCGGACAGGTGGTGCGGGTTGACCAGGAGCGCCTGGGGCAGCTCATGGGCGGCGCCGGCGAACTCGCTGAGGACCAGCGCACCGCCCAGGTCCGGGCGGGCCGCCACGAACTCCTTCGCGACCAGGTTCATGCCGTCGCGGAGCGGCGTCACCAGCATGACGTCGGCGGCCTGGTAGAGGGCGGCGAGCTCCGTGCGGTCGACCGTGGTGTGCAGGTAGTGCACCGGGACCCGGCCGACCTGCCCGAAGGTCCCGTTGATGCGCCCGACTTGTGCTTCTACGCGGGCGCGCTGCCGTCGGTAGTGCTCGACGCGCTCCCTGCTGGGGGTGGCGATCTGCACCAGGACGGTGTCCTGTGCGGTGATCCGGTTCTTGGCCAGCAGCCCCTCGAAGGCACGCAGGCGCTGGTCGATGCCCTTGGTGTAGTCGAGCCGGTCGACCCCCAGCATGATCTTCCGGGAGCCGCCCAGCCGGTGGCGGATCCGCTGTGCCCGTTCCCTTACCGCCTCGCTGTGGGCCAGAGCCTCCAGGCCCGCCGTGTCGATCGAGATCGGGAAGGCCCCGGCACGGACGGTCCGTCCCGGCAGCCGCACCGTTCCGAGCACGGGGGTGGGCTGGCCGCCGGCCACGCTCTCGCCCCGGTGCAGTCTGCGGACGAGCTGCAGGAAGTTCCGGGCACCACCGGGCAGCTGGAAACCGACCAGGTCCGCCCCGAGCAGCCCGTCCACGACCTCCGTGCGCCAGGGCAGCTGGAGGAAGAGTTCGGGGGGCGGAAAGGGGATGTGCAGGAAGAACCCGATCCGCACGTCGGGGCGCCGTTCCCGCAGGAGTGCCGGGACCAGCATCAGCTGGTAGTCCTGGATCCAGACGGTGGCACCGGGCGCGGCCACGGCCGCCGTGTGCTCCGCGAACCGCTGGTTGACCTGCCGGTAGCTCTGCCACCAGGCCTGCTTGAACTCGGGTGGCGCGACCGCGTCGTGGAACAGCGGCCACAGTGTGGCGTTCGAGAAACCCTCGTAGTAGTCGCGGTACTCGCTTTCGTTCAGGGGCACCGGATGCAGCCGCAGGTCCGGGTCGTGAAAGGCCACGGGGGTGTCCCCGGTGGTACCGGCCCACCCCACCCACGCGCCGCGCCGGGCGCGCAGAATGGGCTCCAGGGCACTGACGAGCCCTCCGGGGCTGCGCTGCCATCGTGGTTCGGCCGTGCCGTGCGCCTCCAGGTGGACCGGAAGGCGATTGGCGACGACGAGGAATTCCGTTTCCTGGTCCGCGGTATGGCGAACCCTGGGCGTGTCCACGTCCTGCTTCCCTTCTGGCGGGGGCCGGACCCGGCGGACAGCGGCGGGGACAGGAGCGCCCGCCGGGCTCGGCAGCGTGTGCGACAGGGACGGACTGGTGCCGCGGCAGGCAACGTCTGCCCGTCGGGGAGCGCGTCCGGTGTGTGCTCTGGGTGCCCCTGCTCGAAGAGCTTGGGGAGTGCCGGGCGTCGCGACGGGGCGCGCGTTGCCTGTTGCCGGCACGTCCGCGCTAGGCGGCGCGGAAGTCCACGATGGTCTTGAGATCCGTGGTGCTGCGGTAGTTCTTGAAGATCTCGACCAGGCCGTCGAAGTCGTCGAAACTGTGCACGGTGGACAGCAGGCGCTTGCCGTCCACGATGCCCGACACCAGCATCTGCATGGCCGCCTGTATCACGTTCGCGGAGTGGTGCATGGGGAACACCGTGACGTCGAACGGTGAGGCGGAGATGTTGATGCCCTTGGCGAGCATCAGCCACGTGTCGAACTTCTGCATCTCCTGGGACGCCCCGTACAGCACGTAGCGGCCCTTGGGCTTCAGCCGGCGCATGGCCACCCGCCGGGGGTCCTTCTCCTCGTCGTCGACCTTGACGGTGGGAAGTGCGTCGAAGACGTAGTCGAAGGTGTTCTCCGCGACCTCCGCGATAAGTTCCTCGGGCAGGTACGCACGCTCGGAGAAGTGTTCCTCGGCGTGCCGGTTGCGGACGGGGTTCGCGTCCACGGACACCACC of Streptomyces cynarae contains these proteins:
- a CDS encoding Gfo/Idh/MocA family protein — protein: MAILGTAHPHLADHLRVLAGHAEVCAVHPGRYPTGTSRRLHELRDVPVVADAALADAEFALVCSTTAEHRELIATAVRAGTPVLVEKPLAATATEAAASAHLVATAGGRVAVAMFLRCAPALRRAGEFLAEGRLGELVAGDAWFTHPGLLDGFFADAGAMWMLEPSWGGGSAFADLGVHLVDLLRWLLPEAPLRVRGALLRPLPAGGPGDAGGTALVEWGTVPVALHAGWTSRSGGVRLRLEGTRGTLRVDGGHLVLAAEEGMLIEAHRPPAAGDATTAFLAGRQRTPEGRRDVERLPGPDDAVECAGVLEAIAEAAV
- a CDS encoding CGNR zinc finger domain-containing protein, giving the protein MTVTPAPTGNRFRSGSGRLCLDFMRTLRLRGMDAATEELDTPEALSAWVAQLGPYPDDTLVPVPTQAVLRQAREVREAVHTLLTAARSHSGPAGCPPGARALLNRAAAAPPPVPVLDEHGALTYTAADPVGAVLADIARDALDLATSPALERVRACSGPRCAAWFLDTSRPGNRRWCSMGTCGNQAKKTTWRTKQASADRA
- a CDS encoding alpha,alpha-trehalose-phosphate synthase (UDP-forming) yields the protein MDTPRVRHTADQETEFLVVANRLPVHLEAHGTAEPRWQRSPGGLVSALEPILRARRGAWVGWAGTTGDTPVAFHDPDLRLHPVPLNESEYRDYYEGFSNATLWPLFHDAVAPPEFKQAWWQSYRQVNQRFAEHTAAVAAPGATVWIQDYQLMLVPALLRERRPDVRIGFFLHIPFPPPELFLQLPWRTEVVDGLLGADLVGFQLPGGARNFLQLVRRLHRGESVAGGQPTPVLGTVRLPGRTVRAGAFPISIDTAGLEALAHSEAVRERAQRIRHRLGGSRKIMLGVDRLDYTKGIDQRLRAFEGLLAKNRITAQDTVLVQIATPSRERVEHYRRQRARVEAQVGRINGTFGQVGRVPVHYLHTTVDRTELAALYQAADVMLVTPLRDGMNLVAKEFVAARPDLGGALVLSEFAGAAHELPQALLVNPHHLSELEDTMAAALDLEERERRHRMRELRRHVRERDVHHWARSFLSALSEGGHGAVPGESEIPARRTIVA
- a CDS encoding MFS transporter, with amino-acid sequence MPAGPPSAASSALSRPLILLLSVACGIAVANIYFPQAISPLIAKDLHVAPASAAVVVTCAQLGYAAGIFLLVPLGDRLRHRGLITTLLLVTCAGLVLAGTASALPVLAVASALVGLTTVVPQILIPMAAGLTEPERRGAVTGTLLSGLIGGILLARTFSGTLGEWLGWRAPYLVAAGMALLLTLAMAAALPHTKPSTDQRYPALLAASLHLLRTEPLLRRSCQYQVLVFAAFSAAWTALALFITGPRYDLGTPAVGVLALVGAASMFATPIAGRRTDRRGPDAVNLVCMLGAIAAGALLLTGHFGGVLGLVGLGAGMLLLDVAMQSGQVANQARIFALSPQARARLNTAYMTCAFLGGSAGSWLGVRAYSAFGWNGVCGLVVILAALALLRHVLRSRDVAATEAPAQAPAGKDGVPAAR
- the galU gene encoding UTP--glucose-1-phosphate uridylyltransferase GalU, which encodes MASAPPRHRVRKAVIPAAGLGTRFLPATKATPKEMLPLVDKPAIQYVVEEAVAAGLDDVLMITGRGKRALEDHFDRNAELEAVLAGKGDTARLDLVRAATDLATVHYVRQGDPRGLGHAVLCAASHVGDEPFAVLLGDDLIDPADPLLSRMTGVRRELGGSVIALMDVGTERIHRYGCAAVEAGYQEGVLRVTDLVEKPEPGRAPSTLAVIGRYVLDPAVFEVLAKTGPGRGGEIQLTDALRTMAGAPEIGGPVHAVVFTGDRYDTGDRGEYLRATVRLACRREDVGPEFRTWLRDFAARELAA
- a CDS encoding alcohol dehydrogenase, which produces MYWGQTDFGGFAEYRTLRPIFSGEIKEDVFWADRNFNDDLRAAAVKVPDALDDLQASFIEPTTGALRSILANPPKIGDKVLIMGTGPIGIIAGSVIKRLLAPNQVVSVDANPVRNRHAEEHFSERAYLPEELIAEVAENTFDYVFDALPTVKVDDEEKDPRRVAMRRLKPKGRYVLYGASQEMQKFDTWLMLAKGINISASPFDVTVFPMHHSANVIQAAMQMLVSGIVDGKRLLSTVHSFDDFDGLVEIFKNYRSTTDLKTIVDFRAA
- a CDS encoding flavin reductase family protein encodes the protein MPPNARELDFTRAMARVPGPVVVTTTVDAAGRRWGFTASSFVSLSLAPPLVTVSLDKKASTHAAFTTADFFMVNVLAHDQSDIARRFATSGVDRFAAGDTVTLERGLPGIPEAVVRLACRMHDVVDGGDHSILIGRVLDCVTSVDREALVYVDRAFVRPAGSVPAVARAH